In Penaeus monodon isolate SGIC_2016 chromosome 15, NSTDA_Pmon_1, whole genome shotgun sequence, a genomic segment contains:
- the LOC119581979 gene encoding uncharacterized protein LOC119581979 isoform X1, translating to MIFSQPWILLVVQVPTVTVAEASDSRILAQTHIHRCSRMQPPSRPNMLLLAMTLTTMALLPGSLAVPARERPLKPCPDGFQAVVVDGKQDCVCADYHVYWPHTGLCYPEFTRGPCGRGQQLAANDTGHAECRCPGFWARYKDGACYQEYTQGPCQVGELFMGRTAGGEGFCSCSPEMVMHYFRTDGRCYPLYEQGPCPKGHLLKFDYRTLEPVCECRDGFMLEDDGVCYELNTAGLCDQTKCQDGGINCYVRNLDTLKTECTCLPGNVTTADGHCFQPYSRGPCPLGSWLVFSEPGVAVCERKTQCARFDNWFFWTPDQRCYRQYSRGPCPEGQLFYLDLNTGVSGCHCRRDWTPYYWPEDGQCYEQHSVGPCPAGMYFSFNQTSGQTECNCFTSHVLHEESQTCYERLTRGPCPDGQLVTEDPATGRMTCDCHAGMSTHYWSRDARCYQHFLQGPCAAGQTFRLDPVAGSPACITWG from the exons ATGATATTCAGCCAGCCATGGATTTTATTAGTAGTGCAGGTGCCGACGGTGACGGTAGCAGAGGCGTCTGACTCAAGAATACtcgcgcagacacacatacacaggtgtTCCAG AATGCAACCCCCATCGAGACCCAACATGCTCCTGCTGGCGATGACGCTGACGACGATGGCTCTGCTACCCGGTTCCCTCGCGGTGCCGGCCAGGGAACGCCCTCTCAAACCCTGTCCCGATGGCTTCCAAGCAGTGGTAGTGGACGGCAAGCAGGACTGTGTGTGCGCCGACTACCACGTGTATTGGCCCCACACCGGTCTGTGCTATCCGGAGTTCACGCGGGGGCCATGCGGTCGGGGCCAACAGCTGGCGGCTAATGACACGGGCCATGCTGAGTGCAG GTGCCCCGGCTTCTGGGCGCGGTACAAGGACGGCGCCTGCTACCAGGAGTACACGCAGGGCCCGTGCCAGGTGGGGGAGCTGTTCATGGGGCGCACGGCGGGCGGCGAGGGCTTCTGCTCCTGCTCGCCTGAGATGGTCATGCACTACTTCCGCACCGACGGCCGCTGCTACCCGCTGTACGAGCAGGGCCCCTGCCCCAAGGGCCACCTGCTCAAGTTCGACTACCGCACGCTGGAGCCCGTGTGCGAGTGCCGCGACGGCTTCATGCTCGAGGACGACGGCGTGTGCTACGAGCTGAACACGGCCGGCCTCTGCGACCAGACCAAGTGCCAGGACGGCGGCATCAACTGTTACGTGCGTAACCTGGACACGCTCAAAACCGAGTGCACGTGCCTGCCCGGCAACGTCACCACGGCCGACGGCCACTGCTTCCAGCCGTACTCGCGCGGACCGTGCCCCCTCGGCAGCTGGCTGGTGTTCTCGGAGCCCGGCGTGGCCGTGTGCGAGCGCAAGACGCAGTGCGCCCGCTTCGACAACTGGTTCTTCTGGACGCCCGACCAGCGCTGCTACCGCCAGTACTCGCGCGGCCCCTGCCCCGAGGGCCAGCTCTTCTACCTGGACCTCAACACCGGCGTGTCCGGCTGCCACTGCCGCCGCGACTGGACGCCCTACTACTGGCCCGAGGACGGCCAGTGCTACGAGCAGCACTCCGTGGGCCCCTGCCCCGCCGGCATGTACTTCAGCTTCAACCAGACGTCCGGCCAGACCGAGTGCAACTGCTTCACTTCGCACGTGCTGCACGAGGAGTCCCAGACGTGCTACGAGCGCCTGACCCGTGGGCCGTGCCCCGACGGCCAGCTGGTGACGGAAGACCCCGCCACGGGCCGCATGACCTGCGACTGCCACGCCGGCATGAGCACCCACTACTGGAGCCGCGACGCCCGCTGCTACCAGCACTTCCTGCAGGGGCCGTGTGCCGCGGGCCAGACCTTCCGGCTGGACCCCGTGGCAGGCAGCCCGGCCTGCATCACCTGGGGCTGA
- the LOC119581979 gene encoding uncharacterized protein LOC119581979 isoform X2 — protein sequence MQPPSRPNMLLLAMTLTTMALLPGSLAVPARERPLKPCPDGFQAVVVDGKQDCVCADYHVYWPHTGLCYPEFTRGPCGRGQQLAANDTGHAECRCPGFWARYKDGACYQEYTQGPCQVGELFMGRTAGGEGFCSCSPEMVMHYFRTDGRCYPLYEQGPCPKGHLLKFDYRTLEPVCECRDGFMLEDDGVCYELNTAGLCDQTKCQDGGINCYVRNLDTLKTECTCLPGNVTTADGHCFQPYSRGPCPLGSWLVFSEPGVAVCERKTQCARFDNWFFWTPDQRCYRQYSRGPCPEGQLFYLDLNTGVSGCHCRRDWTPYYWPEDGQCYEQHSVGPCPAGMYFSFNQTSGQTECNCFTSHVLHEESQTCYERLTRGPCPDGQLVTEDPATGRMTCDCHAGMSTHYWSRDARCYQHFLQGPCAAGQTFRLDPVAGSPACITWG from the exons ATGCAACCCCCATCGAGACCCAACATGCTCCTGCTGGCGATGACGCTGACGACGATGGCTCTGCTACCCGGTTCCCTCGCGGTGCCGGCCAGGGAACGCCCTCTCAAACCCTGTCCCGATGGCTTCCAAGCAGTGGTAGTGGACGGCAAGCAGGACTGTGTGTGCGCCGACTACCACGTGTATTGGCCCCACACCGGTCTGTGCTATCCGGAGTTCACGCGGGGGCCATGCGGTCGGGGCCAACAGCTGGCGGCTAATGACACGGGCCATGCTGAGTGCAG GTGCCCCGGCTTCTGGGCGCGGTACAAGGACGGCGCCTGCTACCAGGAGTACACGCAGGGCCCGTGCCAGGTGGGGGAGCTGTTCATGGGGCGCACGGCGGGCGGCGAGGGCTTCTGCTCCTGCTCGCCTGAGATGGTCATGCACTACTTCCGCACCGACGGCCGCTGCTACCCGCTGTACGAGCAGGGCCCCTGCCCCAAGGGCCACCTGCTCAAGTTCGACTACCGCACGCTGGAGCCCGTGTGCGAGTGCCGCGACGGCTTCATGCTCGAGGACGACGGCGTGTGCTACGAGCTGAACACGGCCGGCCTCTGCGACCAGACCAAGTGCCAGGACGGCGGCATCAACTGTTACGTGCGTAACCTGGACACGCTCAAAACCGAGTGCACGTGCCTGCCCGGCAACGTCACCACGGCCGACGGCCACTGCTTCCAGCCGTACTCGCGCGGACCGTGCCCCCTCGGCAGCTGGCTGGTGTTCTCGGAGCCCGGCGTGGCCGTGTGCGAGCGCAAGACGCAGTGCGCCCGCTTCGACAACTGGTTCTTCTGGACGCCCGACCAGCGCTGCTACCGCCAGTACTCGCGCGGCCCCTGCCCCGAGGGCCAGCTCTTCTACCTGGACCTCAACACCGGCGTGTCCGGCTGCCACTGCCGCCGCGACTGGACGCCCTACTACTGGCCCGAGGACGGCCAGTGCTACGAGCAGCACTCCGTGGGCCCCTGCCCCGCCGGCATGTACTTCAGCTTCAACCAGACGTCCGGCCAGACCGAGTGCAACTGCTTCACTTCGCACGTGCTGCACGAGGAGTCCCAGACGTGCTACGAGCGCCTGACCCGTGGGCCGTGCCCCGACGGCCAGCTGGTGACGGAAGACCCCGCCACGGGCCGCATGACCTGCGACTGCCACGCCGGCATGAGCACCCACTACTGGAGCCGCGACGCCCGCTGCTACCAGCACTTCCTGCAGGGGCCGTGTGCCGCGGGCCAGACCTTCCGGCTGGACCCCGTGGCAGGCAGCCCGGCCTGCATCACCTGGGGCTGA